Proteins co-encoded in one Triplophysa dalaica isolate WHDGS20190420 chromosome 16, ASM1584641v1, whole genome shotgun sequence genomic window:
- the sqstm1 gene encoding sequestosome-1, giving the protein MSMTVKAYLAGKDDCNKEIRRFAVDQDVSTSFEYLKRKVLDVFVGLSIAPFQMYYKDEDGDMIAFSSDDELVMGLTLVKDDTFRLFIKQRKEHKRDLFPHGVPGFPFASHFCPPGPPHMGPPHMWHPHMGPPGHPHAGPPHHSPMLHQGVTCDGCEGVVAGTRFKCTICPDYDLCSTCQGKGLHKEHPLLPILHPMANLFEWFPRGKFWRKARQCMWSNVQSQAQNQAQPAPSGAQENQDSSPNSGDNGTTASSKANVEYLKNIGEGVAAMLSPLGIDVDIDVEHEGKRTKVSPTTSSGPPSGQSDSGSIGLLSRGSGPESQATNEETKGQKDQCSDEEWTHLNSKEVDPSTGELQSLKIDGTEAPLSINSRTGATQGPTGLHEAALYPHLPQDADPKLVESLSQMLSMGFSDEGGWLNRLLHAKNYDIGAALDTIQYSKQHK; this is encoded by the exons ATGTCGATGACAGTGAAAGCGTATCTTGCTGGCAAGGATGATTGCAACAAGGAGATCCGTCGCTTTGCCGTAGACCAGGATGTCTCCACAAGTTTTGAATATCTAAAACGAAAAGTGCTCGATGTTTTTGTCGGTCTCAGTATTGCGCCCTTTCAAATGTACTATAAAG ATGAGGATGGTGATATGATCGCTTTCTCCTCTGATGATGAACTGGTGATGGGTTTGACTTTGGTAAAGGATGACACCTTTCGTCTATTCATTAAAC AAAGAAAGGAACATAAACGGGACCTGTTCCCCCATGGGGTCCCTGGGTTTCCATTCGCCTCCCACTTTTGTCCTCCGGGACCTCCCCATATGGGCCCTCCTCATATGTGGCATCCTCATATGGGCCCTCCTGGACATCCCCATGCAGGGCCTCCTCATCACTCACCAATGCTGCACCAGGGTGTTACCTGTGATGGGTGCGAGGGGGTGGTGGCTGGAACACGTTTCAAGTGCACTATTTGCCCCGATTACGATTTGTGTTCTACCTGTCAGGGCAAAGGCCTCCACAAGGAGCACCCTCTCCTTCCCATCTTGCACCCTATGGCCAACTTGTTTGAG TGGTTCCCTCGTGGTAAGTTTTGGCGCAAAGCGAGACAATGCATGTGGTCCAATGTGCAGTCCCAAGCCCAAAACCAGGCCCAGCCTGCTCCCTCTGGAGCCCAGGAGAATCAGGATAGCTCTCCAAACAGTGGGGACAATG GTACAACTGCCTCCTCCAAGGCTAATGTGGAATACCTAAAGAACATTGGAGAAGGTGTGGCTGCCATGTTAAGCCCTCTTG GCATAGATGTAGACATTGATGTTGAGCACGAAGGCAAACGGACCAAAGTTTCTCCAACTACTTCCAGTGGACCACCTAGTGGCCAGAGTGACAGTGGATCTATTGGGCTTCTCTCCAGAGGGTCAGGCCCAGAAAGTCAGGCCACCAATGAGGAAACAAAG GGGCAGAAAGATCAATGCAGCGATGAGGAATGGACTCATCTCAACTCCAAAGAAGTGGACCCCTCCACAGGAGAACTACAGTCCCTCAAGATTGATGGGACAGAAGCCCCTCTAAGTATCAACTCCAGAACAGGTGCCACACAGGGTCCAACTGGTCTGCATGAAGCAGCTCTCTACCCACATCTTCCTCAAG ATGCAGACCCTAAGCTGGTGGAGTCCCTTTCTCAGATGCTCTCCATGGGCTTCTCTGATGAGGGTGGCTGGCTAAACCGACTGCTCCATGCCAAGAATTATGACATTGGAGCTGCTCTGGACACCATCCAGTACTCCAAACAACATAAGTAA